TTTATTCTATTTATGCATCTTTGAGCAGGAGAGAAATATTATTATGAAATACactctctgttcctaaatataagaggtttttgcagttcaatttaaactgccaaaacgtcttatatttataAACAGGGGTAGTAGTTTATACATTAGTATATAATAAAAAAACCATTTACTGTTGGTCAAAATACCATTTAAACAAGCTATTAACTAAGATTCGGCAAATCACACCGATCTGGGCACTCTGGCGGTATTTCAGCCTTTTCACCAGCTCACAACCGCTTCCGCAGCTACGCTGCCAAACAGTTAACCTTCATCACAGCCACTTCCTCGATTGCCACCGCAGCAAGTCTATAGATGCTTCGGTCGAAGCTGCAGCCCAAACAAACAAGTCCATATGTACTACAGTGAATTCCCACACCATGTGTCACAAGTCTTCCTGGCCCAGTCTATTTACTTACCCGTTATTCCGCTCAACTTTGATCAATTCACATATAGCGTTTTTTTTTTTAAAGATGAGATAAGACAGCTCACTATATTGTCAAGCCATGTCTTTCTAAGACCAATAGATATCTGGACGTTTGGTGAACATCCAGTACCTTTTGCCTCTTAGTTTGTTTATTAATGTAAGGTTGAGCCATAACAGTTAGCTCTTTCATCCATTTTTATTTCTttgcatcattttataaacctaTTCAATGTAAGGTTGTTTTTGTGGGTTCTTGAGTATCTATCGACGTGTCTAGTTTTATTTAACAACTGCCATGTTTTGACTTTGCTACAATAGTGCATTTTCATGTGCCGAGACACCAGCTTTCTAACGATCCACTTTTCTGCAGATATATTGTATGACTCATGGTCACCAGCAATGACGGTCAGTTCCGTGTGCATCAGCATCTTGTCCATGTTGTCAAGTTCACCAGCTAAGGTTACCCAGCCCCCTCTGCACTATCTACAGTCTAAATGAACGGTCATCTAactgtacatattgtttgcatgCAGGAACGCCCATCTGATAACGATCGCTATGTCAGGAACTGCCGCAACGGGAGGTCGCCGAAGGAAACGAGGTGGTGGTTTCATGATGACAAAGTGTGATGGGCCCCAGCTGGTTTCTTCCCCCGGCATCAGCAGCTCTTATACATCATCATCCTGCCTACCCTAGTATGGCGTGCGTCGTTCATGAAAAAGATTATTTAGGCAAGTATTTCAAGCCATCTATTTGGCGGCAAATTGACATGCCCATGTATGTGGTTTTGTACATGATGAACCTGCACCTGTATCAACTCCCGTGCTTACCAACTGTTATCCCTTTTGATATGATGAAAGTAGTAATCGAGTGTTATCTTATTATTAATAGAGGCACCAAGTGCTGGCTGGGCCTTGTTTGCTTGATTTCGTGATCATTTGATTAGACATCGGCGAAGGTTCATATTCTAGAACCTTTTGCCGTAGACATCATAATCGGTTCAATGTTGAATCGTAAATTTGTAATCCTAAGAGCGACCCAAACCAGTTTTAGAGCGTATCCAACACAGCCCTATAATTTGATGACCCAAAACCAGTTTTAGGTTTTTTTTAGACAAAAAAACCAGTTTTAGGTGTTTCCAACAGCAGaggtcatcgaacgttaagcgtgcggacccgcaccctacgggttcgagaactatgtagacatgactgagacacctctccggatgcttgatacgtcttcaatgtatctataattttttattgttccatctattatattatccatcttggatgttttatatgtatttatatgccattttatattattttttggactaatctattaacctagagcctagtgccagtttctcttttttccatgtttttgagTTCTACTGAAaatgaataccaaacggagtccaaacgagctgaaactttacgacgattttttatggaccaaaagaagcccacggagtatcggaaaTGGACCAGAGAAGCCACGAgacatccacaagggtggagggcgcccccccccccctagggcgtgccccctgccttgtcgtcgcctcgtggaccccctgacttgttcccggcgccaaaaattcctataaatataaaaaaaaccagaaataaacctagattagaagaatgatgtgatggacaagacccatccgccATGCCCTCCCCTCCATCTGCGACGTTCAAGGAGGACCGCGGGTGAGCATGACCTCGCCGCGGCATCTTAGGATGGCGGGAGCCGCTGGCACCCTCCTCCCCACCTGGCCGGCCGGATGCGGAGGAGCAGTGGGGGCACCAAGCGAGCGGACCACATCCCAAATCTCGTTGATGATGACGTCAGCGTCGATGCCGTTGCAATCGATGCGATGGAAGGCGAGGTGGTGTGGGATGTGGTGCAGTGCTTCGACCTTGACGAGCACGAAGATGCATGAGAACTCACTGTCATGGAGGCAGGCGTGCTCGAGCCTGAACAAGTTGGCGAAGCCGGCGACGCTGGCCGCCACCCCCCTCCTGTTCCACAGCTCAAGCGGCATCTTTTCCAAGGACAGGCTCACCACATGACGGTAGGAGAAGGAGAAAGCGTTGTCCCCCGCATTGTGCGGAAGGATCCAGATCGGGCGGTTGTCCAAGCAGATAGGGCTAGCCCTCATAGCAGCCACCTATTCGGATTCTCGTTGGAACACCACGAAGACGGTGCCCACCGCACTGCCGACGAACCGAACAGCCGTAATACCCAGGTGGTGGCGAAGGACACGCTTGAGCCATGGCAGGAAGGCAGGTCTAGGGGGAGTGATGTTGACGAGGCAGACAAGCGAGTTCTGGTCATCAACCATGGGGTAGTGGACATCTAGGGAAGAGGGGCGGCCATGCACCACCGGCTCCATAGCTGCGAGCAGCAAAGGGAGGGAGCTGGAAGGAGGGCCGTGCTCGCAAAGACGGGCAGAGGAGGCAGAGGCGAGTGATGGAGAGTGGCTCGAGCGGGCCGGCgtacttagccagtgctacaagacctgacatctctttcgctgttagcaaactgagtcggtttgtctcaaaaccaggagatgtgcattggaaagctctggagagagttttgcgttatttgaaaggcattgcgaattatggaattcactacaccgggcacccaaaggtgcttgaagggtatagtgactcaaactggatctcagatgctgatgagataaaggccacgagcggttatgtattcactcatggaggtggcgctgtttcttggaagtcttgcaagcataccatcttaacgaggtcaacaatgaaagcagaactcacagcactagatacagctacggtcgaagcagattggcttcgtcggctcttgaatgacttgccggttgttgagaaacctgtaccgggtatccttatgaactgcgacaatcaaactgtAATCACGAAAGTGAGCAGTTCAAAGCAAAACATGAAGTCAACAAGACACattcagagaaggttaaagtctgtcgggaaaatgagaaactccggagttattgcattggattatatccaaacatctaaaaatctggcagatcctttcactaagggtctatcacgtaatgtgataggtaatgcatcgagggagatgggtatgagacccacaatatgagttgttcacagtggtaacctagtctatgtgatcggagatcccgtgaattagatgtggaagacaagtTGTTGGccaactgagaggagagtatccttactattaaTACCACttcatgaagatgcaatactctcctaatctgcatggcaggttgatgtatatcttaatgtgttctaagtggttcattgaagcagagatgtcgtcctgcagaacatcttttgaagaacgcacctatatgagtctgattgttaaacgttgcaatctatgagagtagggttctctctagtaaactcatgaaaggtctcggagtatgacgcataagctccacccccggggaagacccacggtagccacatatcggtcaaggctttatgtgaagctagattcgcagaaaacttgcagttcaaggcccagtccactgtccaagttgcttactagtgtagcatagagttctaggtggaagttcaacttaacagtctccactatagtaccggtatataaaacagtgttttggaaccaaaggcaaattttgtgtgcctctgggatctggtgggggattgctagaattttgtctattttgggcctagcccaatagcagtttcagaaattcctaataaatcctagaggcccacgcagcccattcgtgcaaggcaagaggtgaaactaaagtttagtcccacattgctagtttagagggagttggagctctttataagggaggctctttctccacatgtatgaggatgagaacaagagggacatccacgcgcgctcctcctccgccgcccgcctcgcctcgtcacgacgcgccgcgggttgcgggaacgagccgatgtctaaatttttgccacgcacgacgggtatacgaaaggtcacgcGGAAGCTGAAAAGTTTTTGTTGTAGTGGAGATTGAATACGAACGACGCACCTCTTCGCCTGCTGCCTGTTCGTTTCGTCTCCCTCGTTCTCTTCAGCTCCCGGCGcagcctctcgcctccttctcttgcgcctataaaagggaggtcgctcctctcagagagacgcaccagaacttctccttcctctcgccacaagttcctgagcactgcgctgctgctacgttcttccccatcccggcttgcgacgtgcaccgcaggtcgggacagtaggcctccaaaaccgcacctctttgagtcctgtacggaagaagggtgataaggtttttggggagcgcttcgcgcgactactgacttcttcgtcacggacgccccggactccgacgactacttccccgacgacgacttcttccccgacgtcgacaacctcctcaacgacatggctggcgaggacaccgaccccaagtccagcgcttctgctgctgctgtcccgtacgCGTTCTTCCTCTTTCTATTAGAGGCCCTGCTATAGTTCCTTGATCTAGTGTTTGCCCTAGATATGTTAGACTCTGTTTCATATATGCAACTTGCTATACTGTCTGCTCTAGAAGTGTTTAGTTATAGTTCATATATAAAGATGATGTTTACCTTCTCTTTGTCAAATAGCATGACTTGTTTTATCTAGTCGTACTTTATCTAGTATTTTTGTTAATAAAATCATTCAgaaaattgctcatatttccaacatacTCAACCCACAATCTACCATACATCTAACTTTCTATTTTTGAGAAACACCATATATGTatcttttttttttagaaaacccatATATGTAATTTAGATATAGACAAATCTAGATTGTTTTTTTTGAGGGGTATATAGACAAATCTAGATGGGTTGCAAATACGATAAGAACAATATATGCGCATAGATCTACCTACCATGTAGTAGATGTGTGGCCCAGTTTCTTGCCACATTTGGGCCTAGTTCAGACTCGAATCTTATAAAATGGCAGAATACTAATGTCATGCATATATATAGTTGGATTCTCATTAACAGAAATGAAATCCTACTATTCAAATCTGCGTATCCCCGTGTAGAAATGAAAAATATTTAGATTTTTTTAATATAATGGAAAAACATTTAGATtcgcaaaaataaataaattagatGAGTTGCAGATATGGCTGATATGCACATATATCTATGTAATATATATGTGCGGCCTGGTTTCTCGCCACATTTGGGCCCGGTTCAGATTTGAACATCTCATTTAGCATCACCTCACCCActtgcatatatatatatatatatatatatatatatatatatatatatatatatatatatatatatatatataggcagaATATTAATGCCATACATGTATAGTTGGATTCGCATTAAGAGGAATGAAATCCTACTATATTTTTGCTGCGTACGTATCCGCGCGTAGGATATATACTCACTATTGACACTAGTATATATCGAAATAATCTCCAATTAATGTCCAGTAGAAATACACAGGATCCTAGCATTTTATATTTGAAGGAGAAAAATTAATACCATATATTCGTAATTAAAGATACCCCATCAATGTGAAAACACACATGCAAGTCGGAAAAGCCTATATAAAGGAACTGCCATTCTCCTGAATTCTCACATCCCCTTCTCTCTGTCTGCACGTCGTCCATTCTCCCGAAAGAAAGAAGCTAGCCATGGGCGGCGCCACCGGCATGGTCGTGCTCATGGTGACAATAATTCCGGCGGCGTTGCTGCATATGGTATCGGCCGGTGGCACGCCGCCCTTCTCGTGCTGGCCGGGGGCGCCGTACGTCCGCTTCTGCGACCAGCGGGTGCCGGTCGAGCAGCGCGCGGCGGACCTGGTGGCGCGGCTGACGCTGGCGGAGAAGGTGTCGCAGCTGGGggacgtggcggcggcggtgccgCGGCTGGGCGTGCCGGCGTACAAgtggtggtcggaggggctgcaCGGGCTGTCCATGTGGGGCAAGGGCATGCACTTCACCGGCGCCGTCAAGCAAGTGACCAGCTTCCCGCAGGTGCTGCTCACCACCGCCTCCTTCGACGAGAAGATCTGGTACTTCATCGGCCAGGTATGTACACCGTTCATGTACAGTTCATGTTCGTGTCTGCGAGATCTTCTTCGATACAAGCAGTGTATCTTCTGTCTGAATTTTTTTACATGGTTATTATATTGATTTAATAAATACAAGGTGATTATATTTatcagttttgctagaactcatctagatgagatttaatttggtctcattcatttTTTATAGTCACTGGATGTGATgctataagatgcgtgtgtgctgacgtgggttgtatcCGTTCTTGTTTTCCaggtgaatgagaccaaattacgtctcatctagatgagttctaggtACTCCCTATATTTATATGAACAGTGTTGCTAAATCTTAGTCGACCTGAGCTGAGACTTGATATTATATCCGTGAGATCTTACCTAGAGATTCGTGCAAATTTTTCCTTTTATATGAATGTAATAATCATTCATCGGGTTATAATCGTACGTGGATGGTATGTAGGCGATCGGCGTGGAGGCGCGGGCGTTGTACAACATCGGGCAGGCGGAGGGGCTCACCATCTGGTCGCCGAACGTGAACATCTACCGGGACCCGCGGTGGGGGCGcggccacgagacccccggcgaGGACCCGATCACGGTGAGCAAGTACGCCGTCGCCTTCGTGAGGGGCCTGCAGGGGCCCTCGCCGACGACGCTGCAGACCTCGGCGTGCTGCAAGCACGCCACCGCCTACGACCTGGACGACTGGCGCGGCACCGTCCGCTACAGCTTCAACGCCAGGGTGAGCCCCCAGGACCTGGCCGACACCTTCAACCCGCCGTTCAGGAGCTGCGTGAGCGAAGGGCAGGCCAGCTGCGTCATGTGCGCCTACACCTCCGTCAATGGCGTCCCCGCCTGCGCCGACTACAACCTCCTCACCAAGACGTTCAGGGGGGAATGGGGGTTGAAGGGGTACGTGGCCTCCGACTGCGACGCGATCGCGCTGGTGCACGACGGGCAGCACTTCAGGCCCACGCCGGAGGACACGGTGGCCACCACGCTCAAGGCCGGGATGGACATGAACTGCGGGAACTACACGCAGGTGCACGGCATGGCCGCGCTCCGGCAGGGGAAGATGACGGAGCGGGACGTGGACAAGACGCTCGTCAACCTCTTCTCGGTGAGGATGCGGCTCGGGCACTTCAACGGCGACCCCCGGAGCAACCCGCTGTACGGGCACTTCGGCGCCAACGACGTGTGCTCTCCCGCCCACAAGAACCTGGCGCTCCATGCGGCGGAGAGCGGCATCGTCCTGCTCAAGAACGACGCCGGCATCCTCCCGCTCCGCCGGTGGACGGTCGGGTCGGTCGCCGTCATCGGCCCCAACGCCAACGACCCCGGGGCGCTCCTCGGCAACTACTTCGGCCCGCCGTGCGAGACCATCACGCCGCTCCGGGGGCTCAACGGGTACGTGAAGGACGTGAGGTTCGAGCCCGGGTGCATCGATACGGCGTGTTGGTCCGCCGCGACGGGCaaggcggtggcggtggcgaggTCGACGGACCACGTGATCCTGTTCATGGGGACGAGCCACGTGCAGGAGGAGGAAGGGCGGGACAGGACGAGCCTGCTGCTCCCCGGGCAGCAGCAGAGCCTCATCGAAGCCGTGGCCAGCGCGGCGAAACGGCCGGTGATCCTGGTGCTCCTCACCGGCGGTCCGGTCGACGTGACGTTCGCGAAATTCAACCCCAAGATCGGTGCCATCGTGTGGGCCGGATACCCCGGGCAGGCCGGCGGGCTTGCCATCGCCAAGGTGCTCTTCGGGGAGCACAACCCCAGCGGCAGGCTGCCGGTGACGTGGTACCCCGAGGAGTACATGAGGGTGCCCATGACGGACATGCGGATGCGCGCCGACCCGGCCACCGGCTACCCCGGCCGTACCTACCGCTTCTACCGGGGACCGACCGTCTACAAGTTCGGCTACGGCCTCAGCTACTCC
This genomic window from Aegilops tauschii subsp. strangulata cultivar AL8/78 chromosome 4, Aet v6.0, whole genome shotgun sequence contains:
- the LOC109762227 gene encoding probable beta-D-xylosidase 7, which produces MGGATGMVVLMVTIIPAALLHMVSAGGTPPFSCWPGAPYVRFCDQRVPVEQRAADLVARLTLAEKVSQLGDVAAAVPRLGVPAYKWWSEGLHGLSMWGKGMHFTGAVKQVTSFPQVLLTTASFDEKIWYFIGQAIGVEARALYNIGQAEGLTIWSPNVNIYRDPRWGRGHETPGEDPITVSKYAVAFVRGLQGPSPTTLQTSACCKHATAYDLDDWRGTVRYSFNARVSPQDLADTFNPPFRSCVSEGQASCVMCAYTSVNGVPACADYNLLTKTFRGEWGLKGYVASDCDAIALVHDGQHFRPTPEDTVATTLKAGMDMNCGNYTQVHGMAALRQGKMTERDVDKTLVNLFSVRMRLGHFNGDPRSNPLYGHFGANDVCSPAHKNLALHAAESGIVLLKNDAGILPLRRWTVGSVAVIGPNANDPGALLGNYFGPPCETITPLRGLNGYVKDVRFEPGCIDTACWSAATGKAVAVARSTDHVILFMGTSHVQEEEGRDRTSLLLPGQQQSLIEAVASAAKRPVILVLLTGGPVDVTFAKFNPKIGAIVWAGYPGQAGGLAIAKVLFGEHNPSGRLPVTWYPEEYMRVPMTDMRMRADPATGYPGRTYRFYRGPTVYKFGYGLSYSRFSRRLAASGLAGHQKSLLAGLTSTAAADGGASHYDVEEVGAERCEQLKFPAVVEVENHGPMDGKHSVLMFLRWPNATGGRPASQLVGFQSQHLEAGEKASLTFDVSPCEHLSRAREDGKMVIDGASHFLFVDEDDEAEISFDA